The genomic region GCTTAGCTGTGATGGGTAGTATTTCTTGTTCTAACTTATTTTCTAGCCAAACAACGTTTAACTCGTGGGAAAAAGTAGATATCCCTACAACTCAATACTATAACGGCATGACAAATATATTCACACATCAAGGGCGACTTGTCTTGATGACTAATACAAATGAAATATTTACATCTTCTCTTGAAGGTGTCTTATGGAAAAAGCAAAATGACCTTCTAACAGACGAAAGAAGATTAAGTTTACTAAGCGCGATAAGTGTCGGGGAGAATATTTTCACTATTGGTTCAGAAAACAATAAAATCTTTTTATTTAAATCTAAAGATTTTGGCGTTACGTGGGATAATACAAATATTGAAGCTCATGAGGTTTTTTCCGATTCAGAAGATGTTTTTATATTAAGATATGATGCTTTATATAAAATTTCGGCAAACTTTTTAAATGAAGAAAAAATATATGAATCGCATGGAACTGAAGAAATAATAAATATGGTTTTAAATAAAGAAGTCTGGATAGTGCAGACACATGATCGTCTTCTGCATTATTTTAGATTATATTTTAGCACGGATAAAGGTAAAACGTGGCATAATAGAGCTCGAAACGGTTATGCTTGTACAATCGCATTTGGTGAAGGTTTTATATTTATGGGAAATATTGAAGGATTAAAAAAGAGTCCAGATAAAGGAGTTACATGGGTAACAATTTCAAATGAAGAAGTACGCAGTCTTTTTTATATAGACAAATACTTAATCATTTTATCTAATGATGAAAATAAAGGAGGAATATTTGTGAGTGATAATAATGGGGATTCTTTTTCTTTTATATCCTGTGGATATTCATACGGTTTTCTCTCTATGGTGGCA from Treponema vincentii harbors:
- a CDS encoding WD40/YVTN/BNR-like repeat-containing protein; protein product: MKKIVQSATPKYLGVTETVPTTRTVVITKGERLGAQDANAGDWVLMAKTVGGWKVGVCYRWTGSQWINLEPEYNYTEQYQAALYHICEIEELMKETGHFGALFAKVLVAQQALIDELLVNQAFIKNLVVQKLHIDSDTNNPNDFETKINKTDGVLVRNKNRTILHIDPQTGQSAFNGDIKANKIFLNKANQDEGVIEAVNNGWKLVIQPSLEGIELCIMGGDGGTMKKKQLYTYISGGLMSLAVMGSISCSNLFSSQTTFNSWEKVDIPTTQYYNGMTNIFTHQGRLVLMTNTNEIFTSSLEGVLWKKQNDLLTDERRLSLLSAISVGENIFTIGSENNKIFLFKSKDFGVTWDNTNIEAHEVFSDSEDVFILRYDALYKISANFLNEEKIYESHGTEEIINMVLNKEVWIVQTHDRLLHYFRLYFSTDKGKTWHNRARNGYACTIAFGEGFIFMGNIEGLKKSPDKGVTWVTISNEEVRSLFYIDKYLIILSNDENKGGIFVSDNNGDSFSFISCGYSYGFLSMVATPTARIITTDVVGMSGGSRKAVLLVNKNKQYF